A window from Salvia miltiorrhiza cultivar Shanhuang (shh) chromosome 2, IMPLAD_Smil_shh, whole genome shotgun sequence encodes these proteins:
- the LOC131009192 gene encoding DNA-directed RNA polymerase II subunit RPB2-like, with product MYGGGGGGEEEAYAAAEVDDGADEISQEDTWTVISSYFEEKGLVRQQLDSFDEFIQNTMQEIVDESAHIEIRPESQHNPGRSSEFAETIYRISFGQIYLSKPMMTESDGETNTLYPKAARLRNLTYSSPLYVDVTKRVIRKGYDCEEVIETQEFTKIFIGKVPIMLRSSYCSLYNLSEKDLMEMGECPYDQGGYFIINGSEKVLIAQEKMSTNHVYVFKKRQPNKYAYVAEVRSIAEAQNKAPSGMFVRMLSRPGAKGGSSGQYIRATLPYIRTEVPIIIVFRALGFIPDKEILEHICYDFNDAQMMELLRPSLEEAFVIQNQQVALDYIGKRGSTVGVTKEKRIKYAREILQREMLPHVGIGEGHEHKKAYYFGYVVHRLLICALGRRAEDDRDHYANKRLDLAGSLLGGLFRMLFRKLTRDVRSYVQKSVDNGKDVNLQFAIKAKTVTSGLKYSLATGNWGQANAAGTRAGVSQVLNRLTFASTLSHLRRLNSPIGREGKLAKPRQLHNSHWGMMCPAETPEGQACGLVKNLALMVYITVGSAANPILEFLDEWGTENFEEISPAVIPQATKTFVNGCWVGIHRQPELLVRTLRQLRRQVDVNTEVGIVRDIRLKELRLYTDYGRCSRPLFIVEQQRLHIKKSDILALQQRETPEEYGWNDLVRKGFIEYVDTEEEETTMISMTVNDLVRSRRNPDDAYSETYTHCEIHPSLILGVCASIIPFPDHNQSPRNTYQSAMGKQAMGIYVTNYQLRMDTLAYVLYYPQKPLVTTRAMEHLHFRQLPAGINAIVAIACYSGYNQEDSVIMNQSSIDRGFFRSLFFRSYRDEEKKMGTLVKEDFGRPNRDSTMGMRHGSYDKLDDDGFAPPGTRVSGDDVIIGKTTPVTQEEAQGKSARFTSKDHSTSLRHSETGIVDQVLLTTNADGLRFVKIRMRSVRIPQIGDKFSSRHGQKGTIGMTYTQEDMPWTIEGITPDIIVNPHAIPSRMTIGQLIECIMGKVAAHMGKEGDATPFTDVTVDNISQALHKCGYQMRGFETMYNGHTGRVLTAMIFLGPTYYQRLKHMVDDKIHSRGRGPVQILTRQPAEGRSRDGGLRFGEMERDCMIAHGASHFLKERLFDQSDAYRVHVCERCGLIAIANLKKLSFECRGCKNKTDIVQINIPYACKLLLQELMSMAISPRLLTKDVQTAKEQKRRGG from the exons ACAATCTACAGGATCAGCTTCGGCCAGATATACCTGAGCAAGCCGATGATGACAGAGTCCGATGGAGAGACGAACACTCTGTATCCGAAAGCAGCAAGGCTGAGGAACTTGACATATTCGTCCCCATTGTACGTTGATGTCACAAAACGAGTCATAAGGAAAGGGTATGACTGTGAGGAGGTGATAGAGACTCAAGAGTTCACCAAAATTTTCATTGGGAAG GTGCCTATAATGCTTCGTTCGAGCTACTGCAGTTTGTACAATCTGTCCGAGAAGGACTTGATGGAGATGGGGGAGTGCCCTTATGATCAAGGCGGTTACTTCATCATCAATGGAAGCGAGAAGGTCCTCATTGCGCAGGAGAAGATGAGCACCAACCACGTCTATGTGTTCAAGAAGCGCCAGCCGAATAAGTATGCTTACGTGGCTGAGGTTAGGTCCATAGCCGAGGCGCAGAACAAGGCGCCTAGTGGCATGTTTGTGAGGATGCTCTCTAGACCTGGTGCAAAAGGG GGCTCATCCGGGCAGTACATACGTGCTACGCTCCCATACATCAGGACTGAAGTGCCTATCATAATTGTTTTTCGCGCTTTGGGGTTTATTCCGGATAAGGAAATCTTGGAACATATCTGCTATGACTTCAATGATGCACAGATGATGGAGCTGCTTAGGCCGTCGTTGGAAGAGGCATTTGTGATTCAAAACCAACAG GTAGCGCTTGATTATATTGGCAAGAGAGGATCCACTGTTGGTGttacaaaagaaaaaagaattaa GTATGCTAGAGAAATACTCCAAAGGGAAATGCTTCCACATGTTGGCATCGGAGAGGGGCATGAACACAAGAAAGCTTACTATTTCGG ATATGTTGTTCACAGGCTTTTGATTTGTGCACTTGGACGAAGGGCAGAAGATGATCGCGATCATTATGCAAACAAGAGGCTCGACCTTGCTGGCTCCTTACTGGGCGGTCTGTTTCGGATG CTATTCAGAAAGCTAACGAGGGACGTTAGATCCTACGTTCAaaag AGTGTTGATAATGGGAAGGATGTAAATTTGCAATTTGCAATCAAAGCAAAAACTGTCACAAGTGGGCTTAAATACTCTCTTGCTACTGGGAATTGGGGGCAAGCAAATGCAGCTGGAACTAGAGCAGGAGTGTCTCAG GTGCTCAATCGTTTAACATTTGCTTCAACACTTTCCCATCTGAGAAGACTGAACTCGCCTATTGGCCGTGAGG GCAAACTGGCTAAGCCGCGTCAGCTGCATAACTCGCATTGGGGTATGATGTGCCCTGCAGAAACACCTGAAGGCCAA GCATGTGGGCTGGtgaagaaccttgcacttatgGTCTATATAACAGTTGGATCAGCAGCAAATCCGATTCTGGAGTTTTTGGATGAGTGGGGTACAGAGAATTTTGAG GAAATATCACCAGCAGTGATTCCTCAAGCCACAAAAACATTTGTGAATGGTTGCTGGGTTGGTATTCACCGTCAGCCCGAGCTGCTGGTGAGGACTCTCCGGCAGCTAAGGAGACAG GTTGATGTGAACACGGAAGTTGGAATTGTCCGTGACATACGCCTCAAGGAGCTTCGTCTGTACACAGACTATGGCCGGTGCAGTCGCCCCTTGTTCATCGTCGAGcagcagaggttgcacataaagAAGAGTGACATTCTTGCCCTGCAGCAAAGA GAAACCCCCGAAGAGTACGGTTGGAACGACCTTGTTAGGAAAGGATTCATCGAGTATGTTGACACAGAAGAGGAGGAGACGACGATGATATCAATGACAGTAAAT GATCTTGTACGCTCGAGGCGTAATCCAGATGATGCATATTCGGAGACGTACACGCACTGTGAGATCCACCCTTCGTTGATATTAGGCGTCTGTGCTTCAATCATACCGTTTCCTGATCACAACCAG TCGCCTCGTAACACTTATCAGTCTGCAATGGGGAAACAAGCAATGGGAATCTATGTCACCAATTACCAACTAAGAATG GATACTCTGGCATATGTGCTTTACTATCCGCAGAAGCCTCTTGTCACAACGCGTGCTATGGAGCATCTGCATTTCAGGCAGCTCCCAGCAGGCATT AACGCCATTGTCGCCATTGCCTGCTACTCTGGTTATAACCAGGAAGATTCTGTGATCATGAACCAGTCTTCTATAGATCGAGGGTTCTTTCGTTCTTTGTTCTTCCGTTCGTATAG AGACGAAGAGAAGAAGATGGGAACACTAGTGAAGGAGGATTTCGGGCGTCCGAATAGGGACAGCACCATG GGAATGCGGCATGGATCTTATGACAAATTAGATGATGATGGCTTTGCACCTCCT GGAACTAGAGTCTCCGGCGATGATGTGATTATTGGCAAGACAACACCAGTTACACAAGAAGAAGCTCAGGGAAAATCAGCAAGATTCACTAGCAAGGATCACAGCACTAGTTTACGCCATAGTGAAACTGGCATTGTTGATCAG GTTCTGCTGACGACGAATGCCGATGGACTGAGGTTTGTGAAGATTCGGATGCGATCAGTTCGAATCCCACAAATCGGAGACAAGTTCAGCAGCAGACATGGGCAGAAGGGAACAATTGGAATGACCTACACACAAGAAGACATGCCATGGACAATTGAAGGCATCACTCCTGACATAATTGTGAACCCTCACGCCATTCCTTCTCGGATGACGATCGGGCAGCTTATCGAATGCATCATGGGCAAGGTCGCGGCTCACATGGGCAAGGAAGGCGACGCCACCCCCTTCACCGATGTCACT GTGGACAACATAAGCCAAGCCCTACACAAGTGTGGCTACCAGATGCGCGGTTTCGAGACGATGTACAACGGGCACACGGGGCGCGTGCTGACGGCGATGATATTCCTCGGGCCGACCTACTACCAGCGGCTCAAGCACATGGTGGACGACAAGATCCACTCGAGGGGGAGGGGCCCCGTGCAGATCCTCACGAGGCAGCCGGCCGAGGGGAGGTCGAGGGACGGTGGCTTGAGGTTCGGGGAGATGGAGCGCGACTGCATGATAGCCCACGGGGCCTCGCACTTCCTCAAGGAGCGGCTGTTTGATCAGAGCGACGCGTATAGGGTCCACGTGTGCGAGAGGTGCGGGCTCATCGCCATTGCTAATTTGAAGAAGCTTAGCTTCGAGTGCAGAGGATGCAAGAACAAAACAGATATTGTTCAG ATAAATATACCTTATGCCTGCAAGCTTCTGCTCCAAGAACTCATGTCCATGGCGATTTCTCCGCGGCTACTGACGAAGGATGTTCAAACTGCCAAGGAACAGAAGAGGAGAGGCGGATAG
- the LOC131009273 gene encoding uncharacterized protein LOC131009273 yields MNQPHMSWNLTNFPKILTSPMENIQHSFVNIRGLKLHIAEIGTGPAVVFLHGFPEIWYSWRHQMTAVADAGFRAIAPDFRGYGLSQQPPEPTKTTFKDMVDDLVAMLDLLGIPKVILVGKDFGAKVVYHFALVHPKRVSAVATLGVPFVVPTDPETFKASLPKGFYVLRFREEGRAEKDFGRFDAKTVFKKIYIMFTASELQVASEDQEIMDLVDESAPLPAWFTEEDLRVYGELYEKSGYQTALQVPYRAWLEGYGVDELRVEAPGLLIMGEEDYALKFAGFDHYIKSGMVKKHVPDLEVIFVPHGTHFVQEQFPDQVNNILIKFLNKHASSN; encoded by the exons ATGAATCAACCTCACATGAGTTGGAATCTCACCAATTTCCCCAAAATCCTCACTTCTCCAATGGAAAATATACAGCACAGCTTTGTAAATATCAGAGGCCTCAAGCTTCATATTGCAGAAATTGGAACAG GCCCTGCAGTGGTATTTCTGCATGGTTTTCCAGAGATTTGGTATTCATGGAGGCATCAGATGACGGCCGTTGCCGACGCCGGATTCCGGGCGATAGCGCCGGATTTTCGGGGCTACGGCCTGTCTCAACAGCCGCCCGAACCAACGAAAACAACTTTTAAGGATATGGTGGACGATCTGGTGGCGATGCTCGACCTTCTCGGGATTCCCAAG gTTATACTTGTGGGGAAAGATTTTGGAGCAAAGGTAGTTTACCATTTTGCCCTCGTCCACCCTAAAAGAGTGAGTGCAGTTGCTACACTAGGTGTGCCCTTTGTTGTCCCTACAGACCCTGAGACATTCAAAGCATCTCTCCCTAAAGGATTTTATGTTTTGAGATTCCGG GAAGAAGGGAGAGCTGAGAAAGATTTCGGGCGATTCGACGCGAAAACTGTGTTCAAGAAGATCTACATCATGTTCACTGCAAGTGAGCTCCAGGTGGCCTCAGAGGATCAAGAAATCATGGATTTGGTAGACGAGTCTGCCCCGTTGCCCGCCTGGTTCACCGAGGAAGATCTCCGAGTCTACGGAGAGCTGTACGAGAAATCCGGTTACCAGACAGCACTCCAGGTTCCCTACAG GGCGTGGCTGGAAGGGTATGGAGTTGATGAGCTGAGAGTTGAAGCCCCAGGGCTGTTGATCATGGGAGAGGAGGACTATGCCTTGAAATTTGCAGGATTTGATCATTACATCAAAAGTGGAATGGTGAAGAAGCATGTTCCTGATTTGGAGGTCATTTTCGTACCTCATGGAACACATTTTGTTCAAGAACAGTTTCCTGATCAAGTCAACAACATCCTAATCAAATTCCTCAACAAGCATGCATCAAGcaactag